From a single Fusobacterium ulcerans ATCC 49185 genomic region:
- a CDS encoding cysteine hydrolase family protein yields MKKTVLLVVDVQTALILYGMHDAEKVTDNINSLIEMCRKKGIEVIFVRHDSGKGSELEHGTSGWEIYSKLQPAENEKIFDKIYNSALRKTGLKEYLESKEIERIILTGMQTEYCIDATCKTAFEYGYELIIPRDTVTTCDNGKFSAMDLNDFYMNNIWKNRFAQVIDMEDIEF; encoded by the coding sequence ATGAAAAAAACAGTATTACTAGTAGTGGATGTTCAGACAGCTTTGATTTTGTATGGTATGCATGATGCTGAAAAAGTAACAGATAATATCAATTCTCTTATTGAAATGTGTAGAAAAAAAGGAATAGAAGTTATTTTTGTAAGGCATGACAGTGGGAAAGGCAGCGAATTAGAACATGGAACTTCTGGTTGGGAAATATACAGCAAACTTCAACCTGCTGAAAATGAAAAAATATTTGATAAAATTTATAACAGTGCTTTAAGAAAAACAGGGTTAAAAGAATACCTTGAAAGCAAGGAAATTGAAAGAATAATACTTACAGGAATGCAGACAGAATATTGCATAGATGCAACTTGTAAGACAGCTTTTGAATATGGCTATGAATTGATTATCCCTAGAGATACAGTAACTACTTGTGATAATGGAAAATTTAGTGCTATGGATTTGAATGATTTTTATATGAATAATATTTGGAAAAATCGTTTTGCACAAGTAATAGATATGGAAGATATAGAATTTTAA
- a CDS encoding MurR/RpiR family transcriptional regulator, with amino-acid sequence MYSFFSNLKKCRDNSDLYPSVEVVIANYILENHDFIPEISIKEFAKKCNTSISTVSRFCRRINDSDFKTLKEECRIYNSFLKEKEVHRKNEKKNYFRDLNDSLLETEKLNNEEIYNQAIKLIKESKKIYFFGTSFSNILAQNASEKFMRLGKNTICPLAASSQNIEVKKIKEDDLAFIISFSNNNFQMNRIKKYLREKKINTIFITSKKDSKNINEIFLMVSSKVYKEFESPLIQEIATNYIINNLYLKYVEDSDKK; translated from the coding sequence ATGTATTCATTTTTTTCAAATCTAAAAAAATGTAGAGATAACAGTGATTTGTATCCAAGTGTAGAAGTTGTAATTGCTAATTACATATTAGAAAATCATGACTTTATCCCAGAGATATCTATAAAAGAGTTTGCTAAAAAATGTAATACCTCAATATCTACTGTATCAAGATTTTGTCGAAGAATAAATGACAGTGATTTTAAAACATTAAAGGAAGAATGTAGAATATACAATAGTTTTCTTAAAGAAAAAGAAGTTCATAGAAAAAATGAAAAGAAAAATTATTTTAGAGATCTTAATGATTCATTATTAGAAACTGAAAAATTAAATAATGAAGAAATATATAACCAGGCAATAAAATTGATTAAAGAATCTAAAAAAATATATTTCTTTGGAACTTCATTTTCGAATATATTGGCTCAAAATGCTAGTGAAAAGTTTATGAGATTAGGAAAAAATACTATATGTCCTCTTGCAGCTTCTTCACAAAATATTGAGGTCAAAAAAATAAAAGAAGATGATTTGGCATTTATAATAAGTTTTTCAAATAATAACTTTCAAATGAATAGAATAAAAAAGTATTTAAGAGAGAAAAAAATAAACACTATATTTATAACCTCTAAAAAAGATTCTAAAAATATAAATGAGATATTTTTAATGGTATCTTCAAAAGTGTATAAAGAATTTGAATCTCCTTTGATACAAGAGATAGCAACAAATTATATAATAAATAATCTTTATCTGAAATATGTGGAAGATTCAGATAAAAAATAG
- a CDS encoding 30S ribosomal protein S1, protein MSNNEYYEEFEALLNEYLPTEEKSKVRVTGVLSQVDRNFAYLDVPGQPTSVRVRSEELANYNIGDEVEVLLIGETDEGEFIIGSRKRIDMEDNWKKLEDAFENKETVTGKIVKRVKGGYMVEAMFHQGFLPNSLSEISMKDGDKVVGQDITVMIKDIKPDKDKKGKKITFSKKDITLQKEEKEFAGLKVGDVVEAEVVDVLDFGLSLRLQHLRGFVHISEVSWKKLDKLTDKYKKGDKVEAKIISLEPEKKNVKLSIKVLTRNPWEVAAEQYAIDSVVEGKVTKILPYGVFVEIADGVEGLVHMSDFTWNKKRVSLNEFVQLGDIVKVKIIEFQPAERKLKLGIKQLSANPWDSAAERYAVGTELKGKVLEVKPFGIFAEVEPGVDVFIHQSDFNWQGEENKKFAAGDVVEFKVIELNTEDNKIKGSIKALRKSPWEVALETYKVGETVEKEIKNIMDFGLFINLSKGIDGFVPAQMASKDFIKNLKDKFTVGQVVKAQIVEIDKEKQRIKLSIKKIEIEEEKRENQELLSKYGTSGEEN, encoded by the coding sequence ATGTCTAATAACGAATATTATGAAGAATTTGAAGCTCTGTTGAATGAGTACTTACCAACAGAGGAAAAATCAAAAGTAAGGGTAACAGGAGTATTATCTCAAGTAGATAGAAACTTTGCTTACTTAGATGTACCAGGACAACCAACAAGTGTAAGAGTAAGAAGTGAAGAACTAGCAAACTATAATATAGGAGATGAAGTAGAAGTACTTCTTATCGGAGAAACTGATGAAGGAGAATTTATAATCGGTTCTAGAAAAAGAATAGATATGGAAGATAACTGGAAAAAGTTAGAAGATGCTTTTGAAAATAAGGAAACTGTAACTGGAAAAATAGTAAAAAGAGTAAAAGGTGGATATATGGTAGAAGCTATGTTCCATCAAGGATTTCTTCCTAACTCTCTATCTGAAATTTCTATGAAAGATGGAGATAAAGTAGTTGGTCAAGATATCACAGTAATGATAAAAGATATTAAACCTGATAAAGATAAAAAAGGTAAGAAAATTACTTTCTCTAAAAAAGATATCACTCTCCAAAAAGAAGAAAAAGAGTTTGCTGGATTAAAAGTAGGAGATGTAGTAGAAGCAGAAGTTGTAGATGTATTAGACTTTGGACTTTCTTTAAGATTACAGCATCTAAGAGGATTCGTTCATATTTCTGAAGTATCTTGGAAAAAACTTGATAAATTAACAGATAAATACAAAAAAGGAGATAAAGTAGAAGCTAAAATAATCTCTTTAGAGCCTGAAAAGAAAAATGTTAAATTATCTATAAAAGTTCTTACAAGAAATCCTTGGGAAGTAGCAGCTGAGCAATATGCAATTGATTCAGTGGTAGAAGGAAAAGTAACTAAAATACTTCCATATGGAGTATTTGTAGAAATAGCTGATGGAGTAGAAGGGCTTGTACATATGTCTGACTTCACATGGAACAAGAAAAGAGTAAGTCTAAATGAATTTGTTCAATTGGGGGATATTGTAAAAGTTAAAATAATTGAATTCCAACCAGCTGAAAGAAAATTGAAACTTGGAATAAAACAATTAAGTGCAAATCCTTGGGACAGTGCAGCTGAAAGATATGCTGTTGGAACTGAATTAAAAGGAAAAGTTCTTGAAGTTAAACCTTTTGGAATATTTGCTGAAGTAGAACCAGGAGTGGATGTATTCATTCATCAATCTGATTTCAACTGGCAAGGAGAAGAAAATAAAAAGTTTGCTGCAGGAGATGTAGTAGAGTTTAAAGTTATTGAACTTAATACTGAAGATAATAAAATAAAAGGAAGCATTAAAGCTTTAAGAAAAAGTCCTTGGGAAGTAGCTCTTGAAACTTATAAAGTTGGAGAAACTGTAGAAAAAGAAATTAAAAATATCATGGACTTTGGATTATTCATCAACTTAAGTAAAGGAATAGATGGATTTGTTCCTGCTCAAATGGCTTCTAAAGATTTTATAAAAAATCTTAAAGATAAATTTACAGTAGGACAAGTAGTAAAAGCTCAAATAGTTGAGATAGACAAAGAAAAACAAAGAATCAAACTATCTATTAAAAAAATAGAAATTGAAGAAGAAAAAAGAGAAAATCAAGAACTTCTTAGTAAATATGGAACTTCAGGAGAAGAGAACTAA
- the ptsP gene encoding phosphoenolpyruvate--protein phosphotransferase — translation MEILKGTFAFEGIVIGRVFLDKKELSSNGITALLDEREIETEIERFRDGLELSKESLERLKTSLAGKIGEKDLEIITAHLMILDDPVYISDIEKYIQKNRTRAEDSVKIVTGKYISLFNKLENPIYRQKVLDIKDIEKRIIRNLNSKKNEWVDLNGKILITEEILPTELLNIYQENIKLKGIIMEYGGETSHLAILAKALEIPTLMSIKNIFSYDWKKDVILDTTEQNSCVIIEPDEKTLEEYKNKIEKFNSKKEEIEKTAFLPAVTLDGVKVSLNINISGKTTRNEIEAIIPDGIGLLRTELLYMKNTSFPDEEEQIASYNDIIKNFDEKSPIIIRTLDIGADKQLPYFQMKSEMNSFLGLRGIRFSLSEKKIFKIQLRAILRTAYRRNVKIMYPMITNINEIREANILLEEVKEELRQEGKNFKEDIEVGIMIEVPSAVIMADVFAQEVDFFSIGTNDLTQYILAADRLSETVSDMYDSYNPAVLRAISWVKEAADRYGKSVSICGEMAGQQKAIVAFLSMGITNLSMVGGSILAARALVRNLNYNSLKSLKEQILQCHDSNEVKGILKKYI, via the coding sequence GTGGAAATTTTAAAGGGAACTTTTGCTTTTGAAGGAATTGTAATAGGAAGAGTATTTTTAGACAAGAAAGAATTATCTAGCAATGGGATAACTGCGCTCTTAGATGAAAGAGAGATAGAAACTGAGATTGAAAGATTCAGAGATGGATTGGAATTATCAAAAGAGTCTTTAGAACGTCTGAAAACAAGTCTTGCTGGGAAAATAGGAGAAAAGGATCTGGAAATAATAACAGCGCATCTTATGATTCTTGATGATCCTGTATATATTTCTGATATTGAGAAATATATACAAAAGAATAGAACAAGGGCTGAAGATTCTGTTAAAATAGTTACAGGTAAATATATCTCCTTGTTTAATAAGTTGGAAAATCCTATATATAGACAGAAAGTACTGGATATAAAAGATATAGAAAAACGTATAATCAGAAATTTGAATTCAAAAAAAAATGAGTGGGTTGATCTTAATGGAAAAATACTTATAACAGAAGAAATACTTCCAACTGAATTATTGAATATATATCAGGAGAATATAAAATTAAAAGGGATAATAATGGAGTATGGAGGAGAAACTTCTCATCTTGCAATTCTTGCAAAAGCTCTGGAAATACCTACTTTAATGAGTATAAAAAATATTTTCAGTTATGATTGGAAAAAAGATGTAATTTTAGATACTACTGAACAGAATTCTTGTGTTATAATAGAACCAGATGAAAAAACTTTAGAAGAATATAAGAATAAAATAGAAAAGTTTAACAGTAAAAAAGAAGAGATAGAAAAAACTGCTTTTCTTCCAGCTGTAACTTTAGATGGAGTGAAAGTTTCATTAAATATTAATATCAGTGGGAAAACTACTAGAAATGAGATAGAAGCTATTATACCAGATGGAATAGGACTTTTAAGGACTGAGCTTCTTTATATGAAGAATACCAGTTTTCCTGATGAAGAAGAACAAATCGCTTCATATAATGATATAATTAAAAATTTTGATGAAAAAAGCCCTATTATTATTAGGACATTGGATATAGGAGCAGACAAACAGCTTCCATATTTTCAAATGAAAAGTGAAATGAATTCATTTTTAGGGTTGAGAGGTATAAGATTTTCTTTAAGTGAAAAAAAAATATTTAAGATACAGCTTAGAGCAATACTTAGAACAGCTTACAGAAGAAATGTAAAAATTATGTACCCAATGATTACTAATATAAATGAAATAAGAGAAGCTAATATACTTTTAGAGGAAGTGAAAGAAGAATTAAGGCAAGAGGGCAAAAATTTTAAAGAAGATATAGAAGTGGGAATAATGATTGAAGTTCCATCAGCAGTTATAATGGCTGACGTTTTTGCACAAGAAGTGGATTTTTTCAGTATAGGGACAAATGATTTAACACAATATATACTGGCAGCAGATCGTTTATCAGAAACTGTTTCAGATATGTATGACAGTTATAATCCAGCTGTATTGAGAGCTATTTCTTGGGTAAAAGAAGCAGCAGATAGATATGGGAAATCGGTATCAATATGTGGAGAAATGGCAGGGCAGCAAAAAGCTATAGTAGCATTTTTGAGTATGGGAATTACTAATTTAAGTATGGTAGGAGGTTCAATACTGGCAGCTAGAGCTCTAGTAAGAAATCTTAATTATAATTCTCTGAAATCTTTAAAAGAACAAATTCTTCAATGCCATGATTCAAATGAAGTAAAAGGAATTTTAAAAAAATATATATAG
- a CDS encoding DUF445 domain-containing protein, with protein sequence MTELNAMLIKLALIVGIGAMIGWITNYVAIKMLFRPYKEINFGLFKIQGLIPKRKHEIAISIADTVQKELISLKDVTNSLDGEELEKRMGDMIDKILDAKLEGELVKKFPMLAMFMSEDMLRKIKNMIKTSILENKDTIIEMFSNYLEEKVDFREIIIKNVDGFSLEKLEEITYSLAKKELKHIEVVGAVLGGIIGFFQFGVSLFI encoded by the coding sequence ATGACAGAATTGAATGCAATGTTAATAAAATTAGCTCTTATAGTAGGAATAGGAGCAATGATCGGATGGATAACTAACTACGTAGCCATCAAAATGCTTTTTAGACCATATAAAGAAATAAACTTTGGGTTATTTAAAATACAAGGACTTATTCCTAAAAGAAAACATGAAATAGCTATAAGCATAGCAGATACAGTACAAAAGGAGCTTATCTCTTTAAAAGATGTAACAAACAGTCTGGATGGAGAAGAGCTAGAAAAAAGAATGGGAGATATGATTGATAAGATTCTTGATGCAAAATTAGAAGGGGAATTGGTAAAAAAATTTCCTATGCTGGCTATGTTTATGAGTGAGGATATGCTTAGAAAAATTAAAAATATGATAAAAACTTCTATTCTTGAAAATAAAGACACTATTATAGAGATGTTTTCTAACTACTTAGAGGAAAAAGTAGATTTCAGAGAGATAATAATAAAGAATGTAGATGGATTTTCTCTTGAAAAATTGGAAGAAATAACATATTCACTTGCTAAAAAAGAATTAAAACATATAGAAGTAGTAGGAGCTGTATTAGGAGGAATAATAGGTTTTTTTCAGTTTGGAGTAAGTCTGTTTATATAA
- a CDS encoding YdcF family protein: protein MKKIDFIILTFLFICCILVKSSFGFRFLFLLYLSLILYRNILLKADKNRFFKFLKKICKFGYCLFFFSFIIVEGVILKDILVNRNNNPKVKYLIVLGAGLKGDIPSEVLKYRLDKAVEYYKENPNTIFIVSGGQGKDESISEAEAMEIYLSKRGIPIKNVIKEDKSTSTYENLKFSNEIIKQKGVTGDIAVMSNSFHMYRVKMISKKLNFPLKTVYAKTPAIVFPNYMLREYFAFFNEYRKKEV from the coding sequence ATGAAAAAAATAGATTTTATTATACTTACTTTCCTTTTCATCTGCTGTATATTAGTTAAATCATCTTTCGGATTTAGATTCCTCTTTTTATTATATCTATCTCTGATATTATATAGAAATATACTGCTTAAAGCTGACAAAAATAGATTTTTTAAATTCTTAAAAAAAATCTGTAAATTTGGATACTGTCTATTTTTCTTTTCTTTTATTATTGTAGAAGGAGTAATCTTAAAAGATATCCTAGTTAATAGAAATAATAATCCTAAAGTAAAATATCTTATTGTTCTGGGAGCTGGACTAAAAGGAGATATTCCATCAGAAGTATTAAAATATAGGTTAGATAAGGCTGTGGAATATTATAAAGAGAATCCCAACACAATATTTATAGTTTCTGGTGGGCAGGGAAAAGATGAATCAATATCTGAAGCTGAAGCTATGGAAATATATCTTTCTAAAAGAGGGATTCCTATCAAAAATGTAATTAAAGAAGATAAGTCTACATCTACTTATGAAAATCTAAAGTTCTCTAATGAAATAATCAAACAAAAAGGGGTAACTGGAGATATAGCTGTTATGTCCAATAGCTTTCATATGTACAGAGTAAAAATGATATCTAAAAAATTAAATTTTCCTTTAAAAACTGTTTATGCAAAAACTCCAGCAATAGTTTTTCCAAATTATATGCTGAGAGAATATTTTGCTTTCTTCAATGAATATAGAAAAAAAGAGGTCTAG
- a CDS encoding glutamine synthetase III, translating to MNTMLEVFGIHYFSELELKSRVPSSIFKKFKSVQLGEAEMSLEVADIIASAVKSWATEKGATHFTHWFQPLTELTAEKHESFISITSDGSIMSQFSGKDLIKGEADTSSFPNGGLRSTFEARGYTAWDTSSPMFLKGEGISKSLYIPTAFVGYNGEALDKKVPLLKSIKSVEAQALRIQRLLGDDQTKHIDVTLGAEQEYFLVEKEFWDKRLDLALAGRTLFGNLPPKGQEMNDHYYGTIKERVECFMAELDAELWKVGVMAKTKHNEVAPNQFELALMFTSANVAVDQNHLTMDIIKKVANRHHLAALLHEKPFQGVNGSGKHCNWSLATDTGINLFNPDNLSKDNLQFLLYMMAVVEGIDRYADILRACTATPGNDHRLGGHEAPPAVISIFLGEQLQELLENIGNTESNESADGGTLDIGVHIPKIAKDLSDRNRTSPFAFTGNKFEFRMPGSSASASTPVFMINTIVADILREYADYLEKTDPTKHINKYIIKLIKERYPKHKRIIFNGNGYESTWIEKAKELGLSNLKNTIEGIPVFIREETIDLFERNKVLSRNELYSRFKVYSERYNKQTNIEISTAIRMARNEIYPCISRYITNISQMINSVREALGEEQFIQYDKEHLIKVIGYKNQLKDTITELNEGLKTAVAIPDEYERACYYNNELIPVLTRMRTIVDALELLIEKSVWPIPTYYDLLFRL from the coding sequence ATGAACACTATGCTAGAAGTATTTGGTATCCATTATTTTTCCGAGCTTGAATTAAAGAGCAGAGTACCTAGCTCAATTTTCAAAAAATTTAAATCTGTTCAACTTGGAGAGGCAGAAATGTCTCTAGAAGTAGCAGACATCATTGCCAGCGCTGTAAAAAGCTGGGCAACTGAAAAAGGTGCCACTCACTTCACACACTGGTTCCAGCCACTGACTGAACTTACTGCTGAAAAACACGAATCATTCATCTCTATTACTTCTGATGGGTCTATCATGTCTCAATTTTCTGGAAAAGATCTTATAAAAGGGGAAGCTGATACATCTTCATTCCCAAATGGTGGACTTAGATCTACTTTTGAAGCACGTGGATATACTGCTTGGGATACAAGTTCTCCTATGTTCTTAAAAGGAGAGGGAATATCTAAATCACTATATATTCCTACTGCTTTTGTTGGATACAATGGAGAAGCTCTGGATAAAAAAGTACCTCTTTTAAAATCTATCAAATCTGTTGAAGCACAAGCTTTAAGAATACAGAGACTTCTTGGTGATGACCAGACTAAACATATCGATGTAACATTAGGTGCTGAACAGGAATACTTTTTAGTGGAAAAAGAGTTCTGGGATAAACGTTTAGATCTTGCTCTTGCTGGAAGAACTCTATTTGGTAACCTCCCTCCAAAAGGTCAGGAAATGAATGACCATTACTATGGAACAATTAAAGAAAGAGTAGAATGTTTCATGGCTGAACTTGATGCTGAACTTTGGAAAGTTGGAGTTATGGCAAAAACTAAACATAATGAAGTTGCTCCTAACCAGTTTGAACTTGCACTTATGTTTACTTCTGCCAATGTAGCTGTAGATCAAAATCATCTGACTATGGATATAATCAAAAAAGTGGCAAACAGACATCATCTTGCTGCTCTTCTTCACGAAAAACCTTTCCAAGGGGTAAATGGATCTGGAAAACATTGTAACTGGTCTCTTGCAACTGATACAGGAATAAATCTTTTCAACCCTGATAATTTATCAAAAGATAATTTACAATTCCTTCTTTACATGATGGCTGTAGTTGAAGGTATAGACAGATATGCTGACATCCTTAGAGCATGTACTGCTACTCCTGGAAACGATCACAGACTTGGTGGACATGAAGCTCCTCCTGCTGTAATATCTATATTCCTTGGAGAACAATTACAAGAACTTTTAGAAAATATTGGAAATACAGAATCTAATGAATCTGCTGATGGCGGTACTCTTGATATAGGAGTTCATATTCCTAAAATTGCAAAAGACCTTTCAGATAGAAACAGAACTTCTCCATTTGCGTTCACAGGAAATAAATTCGAATTCAGAATGCCTGGGTCAAGTGCTTCTGCTTCTACCCCAGTATTTATGATAAATACTATTGTTGCAGATATTTTAAGAGAGTATGCAGATTATCTTGAAAAAACTGATCCTACAAAACATATAAACAAGTACATTATCAAACTTATTAAAGAGAGATATCCTAAACATAAAAGAATCATATTCAATGGAAATGGATATGAAAGTACTTGGATTGAAAAGGCAAAAGAACTTGGGCTTTCAAATCTAAAAAATACTATTGAAGGAATTCCTGTATTTATAAGAGAAGAAACTATTGATCTTTTTGAAAGAAATAAAGTTCTTTCTAGAAATGAACTTTATTCAAGATTCAAAGTTTATAGTGAAAGATACAATAAGCAAACAAATATAGAAATATCTACCGCTATAAGAATGGCAAGAAATGAAATATATCCTTGTATATCTAGATATATAACTAACATCTCTCAAATGATAAATAGTGTAAGAGAAGCTCTAGGTGAAGAACAATTCATTCAATATGACAAAGAACACTTAATTAAAGTAATAGGATATAAAAATCAGCTTAAAGATACTATAACAGAATTAAATGAAGGATTGAAAACAGCTGTTGCAATCCCTGATGAATATGAGAGAGCATGTTATTATAACAATGAACTTATTCCTGTACTTACTCGTATGAGGACTATTGTAGATGCCCTTGAATTATTGATAGAAAAATCTGTATGGCCTATACCTACTTATTATGATTTATTATTCAGACTATAA
- a CDS encoding HPr family phosphocarrier protein: protein MKSRKVQIKNKAGLHARPSSLFVQLVTEYDSDITVKCDGEEINGKSIMGLMLLAAEQGRTLELIADGPDEDEMLDALVNLIEVKKFNEE from the coding sequence ATGAAAAGCAGAAAAGTTCAAATAAAAAATAAAGCAGGACTCCATGCAAGGCCATCATCATTATTTGTACAACTGGTAACAGAATATGATTCTGATATAACAGTTAAATGTGATGGTGAAGAAATAAATGGAAAAAGTATAATGGGTCTTATGCTTTTAGCAGCTGAGCAAGGAAGAACATTGGAATTAATTGCTGATGGACCTGATGAAGATGAGATGTTGGATGCATTAGTGAATTTAATAGAAGTTAAAAAATTTAATGAGGAATAA
- a CDS encoding zinc ribbon domain-containing protein, protein MEEKYCQSCGMPMGNTDELYGTNADGEKNNDYCSYCFDSGKFTSEMTMDEMVELCVPHMVEAHPEMTEEKARQMMKEFFPHLKRWKKD, encoded by the coding sequence ATGGAAGAAAAATATTGTCAAAGCTGTGGAATGCCTATGGGAAATACTGATGAACTTTATGGAACTAATGCTGATGGTGAAAAGAATAATGATTACTGCAGTTATTGTTTTGATAGTGGAAAGTTTACAAGTGAGATGACAATGGATGAAATGGTTGAACTTTGTGTTCCTCATATGGTTGAGGCTCATCCTGAAATGACTGAAGAAAAAGCAAGACAGATGATGAAGGAATTTTTTCCTCATCTAAAGCGTTGGAAAAAAGACTAG
- the ispH gene encoding 4-hydroxy-3-methylbut-2-enyl diphosphate reductase yields MEIIRAKHMGFCFGVSGAIETCYNVLKESENYGKKIYILGMLVHNEYVVKKLEKEGFEIIEEEDILEKKDKLKDGDVVIIRAHGTSEKVYNILKEKNIKIYDATCIFVTQIRKTLIEMEKKGYEILFVGDKEHPEVKGIISFGKNIRVFKNLEEITKAEIDRDKKYCLLTQTTLNKKILEKIKSFLENHYSNVKISDKVCGATQVRQQAVEELSKNVDILLVVGGKNSSNTKKLYDISKSINESTYLVQDESEIEKEWFRGCEKIGITAGASTPEEIVINIENKIRGIFNV; encoded by the coding sequence ATGGAGATAATCAGAGCTAAACATATGGGATTCTGCTTTGGAGTATCAGGAGCTATTGAAACATGTTATAATGTATTGAAAGAATCTGAAAATTATGGGAAAAAAATATATATCCTTGGAATGCTTGTTCATAATGAATATGTAGTAAAAAAACTTGAAAAAGAAGGTTTTGAAATAATAGAGGAAGAAGATATCTTAGAAAAAAAAGATAAATTAAAAGATGGAGATGTAGTTATAATAAGAGCTCATGGAACATCTGAAAAAGTATATAATATATTGAAAGAAAAAAATATAAAAATATATGATGCAACTTGTATTTTTGTAACTCAGATAAGAAAAACTCTTATAGAAATGGAAAAAAAAGGATATGAAATTTTATTTGTGGGAGATAAAGAACATCCAGAGGTAAAAGGGATAATATCTTTTGGAAAAAATATCAGAGTTTTTAAAAATCTTGAAGAAATCACAAAGGCTGAAATAGATAGGGATAAAAAGTATTGTCTTTTGACTCAGACAACTTTAAATAAAAAAATTTTAGAAAAAATAAAAAGTTTCTTGGAAAATCACTATTCAAATGTTAAGATATCAGATAAGGTGTGTGGAGCAACCCAAGTTAGACAACAGGCAGTAGAAGAATTATCAAAAAATGTAGATATTCTTTTAGTTGTAGGGGGTAAAAATAGCTCTAATACTAAAAAACTTTATGATATATCAAAATCAATAAATGAATCCACTTATTTAGTGCAGGATGAGAGTGAAATAGAGAAAGAGTGGTTCAGAGGCTGTGAAAAGATAGGTATTACAGCTGGAGCATCAACACCAGAAGAAATAGTAATTAATATAGAAAATAAAATAAGGGGGATCTTTAATGTCTAA
- a CDS encoding helix-turn-helix transcriptional regulator, with the protein MQINRLFEMLYILINRKHITAKELALHFEVSVRTIYRDIDILCSSGIPVYTSQGSGGGIFIEKSYVLNNSALTDEEQEKIITSLQSIPSLNDTDNSKLISKLSGLFKKNYLNWIEIDFSRWGDSDHNNQNYILIKNSIIGHTIISFAYISSYGEVTLRKICPVKLFFKSSSWYLQGFCLDKKDYRTFKITRMSSLKANPEIFDINKLPLPPSLEVKREACPSLVNLKLEFPSHLGYRVYDGFSSEEIEKTKDGNYVVTTSFPHDKWVYSFLLSFGSDVKVLEPEEIRINLLNEIEKIKKIYKE; encoded by the coding sequence ATGCAAATTAACAGACTATTTGAGATGCTCTATATTTTAATCAACAGAAAACATATAACAGCTAAAGAACTGGCTCTTCATTTTGAAGTATCTGTGAGGACTATATATCGTGATATAGATATTCTCTGCTCCTCTGGTATCCCTGTCTATACTTCTCAAGGAAGTGGTGGCGGAATATTTATAGAAAAAAGTTATGTTTTAAACAACTCAGCTCTCACTGATGAGGAACAGGAAAAAATAATAACATCTCTTCAAAGTATTCCTTCATTAAATGACACTGATAATTCAAAGCTCATATCTAAATTATCAGGACTCTTTAAAAAAAATTACCTCAACTGGATAGAGATAGATTTTTCCAGATGGGGTGACAGTGATCACAATAATCAGAATTATATCCTCATCAAGAATTCCATCATTGGGCATACTATAATTTCCTTTGCATATATCAGTTCATATGGAGAAGTTACTTTAAGAAAAATTTGTCCTGTAAAACTTTTTTTCAAATCTTCTTCTTGGTATCTACAGGGATTTTGCCTTGATAAAAAAGACTACAGAACATTTAAAATCACCAGAATGTCTTCTTTAAAGGCAAATCCAGAAATATTTGATATTAATAAACTTCCTTTACCTCCATCATTAGAAGTAAAAAGAGAAGCTTGTCCATCACTTGTGAACCTAAAATTAGAATTTCCTTCTCATTTAGGTTACAGAGTTTATGATGGCTTTTCCTCTGAAGAAATAGAAAAAACAAAAGATGGAAATTATGTAGTAACCACATCTTTTCCACATGATAAATGGGTATATAGCTTTCTTCTCTCTTTTGGTTCAGATGTGAAAGTTTTAGAACCAGAAGAAATAAGAATAAATCTTCTAAATGAAATAGAAAAAATAAAAAAAATTTATAAAGAGTAA